Proteins encoded together in one Caminicella sporogenes DSM 14501 window:
- a CDS encoding dynamin family protein — MALRSSREERKQNLIKNEYLDNPEKGMELISSLISMSKTKETMVQLLSKLDKIIRYDFINICSMENLPNEAEMYEKLKKAFDNVEDLTEFNALANKNIIAIGGGFSAGKSQFLNSILKDNILPTDTTPTTSIPSYITYGQEEIIYALNSFNLKVPINREAVKAISHDFNKKYNVSFSHIIKKLVIETSRFPYKNISFLDTPGYSKADALNRADNTDEKIAKEYLSSADYIIWLVDVSKGTIPDSDIKFIKDLKFQRPIFVVFNKADLKTSEQIKNVLEDAKRRFEEEGIMAEEVIAYNSLASKDNEIGGNKLQNFLEKINSRIKCTTVKQEFDKIFEVFEIYNHNEMIKAKEKLKLLNEIAVNIDLLEQDKHVEFRKLIEECQKKIKKQKRILAEFQSLSDRVNEIIGKIISNLNVVEENKEDRGIFGVAGLRDEKVLSDLKEDMKISGKISKMNAFGLYIECGFGEQVMIFIDDIKEKYSNNVEELFYVGKEVDVQIVEIDRVKKAIKVVVNL, encoded by the coding sequence ATGGCTCTTAGAAGTAGTAGAGAAGAGAGAAAACAAAATTTAATAAAAAACGAATATTTAGATAATCCTGAAAAGGGTATGGAGCTAATTTCAAGTCTTATTTCCATGTCTAAAACAAAAGAAACTATGGTACAGCTGTTGAGCAAATTAGATAAAATTATCAGATATGACTTTATAAACATATGCTCTATGGAAAATCTTCCAAATGAAGCAGAAATGTATGAAAAACTTAAAAAAGCATTCGATAATGTAGAAGATTTGACAGAGTTTAATGCCCTTGCCAATAAAAATATAATAGCTATTGGTGGAGGATTTAGTGCAGGTAAATCCCAATTTTTAAACTCTATATTAAAAGATAATATATTACCTACAGATACAACTCCGACTACTTCAATTCCTTCATATATAACATATGGACAGGAAGAAATAATATATGCATTAAATAGTTTCAATCTTAAAGTACCTATAAATAGAGAGGCTGTAAAGGCTATAAGCCACGATTTTAACAAAAAATATAATGTTAGCTTTAGCCATATAATAAAAAAATTGGTCATAGAGACTTCAAGATTTCCATATAAAAATATTTCTTTTTTAGATACACCGGGATATAGTAAAGCAGATGCGTTAAATAGGGCAGATAATACAGATGAAAAGATAGCAAAGGAATATTTAAGCAGTGCAGATTATATTATATGGCTTGTAGATGTATCAAAGGGAACTATACCCGATAGCGATATTAAATTTATAAAGGATTTGAAATTTCAAAGACCAATATTTGTAGTATTTAATAAAGCAGATTTAAAGACTTCAGAACAAATAAAAAACGTACTGGAAGATGCTAAAAGAAGATTCGAAGAAGAAGGAATAATGGCAGAGGAAGTAATTGCATACAATTCCCTTGCATCTAAGGATAATGAAATAGGTGGCAATAAGCTTCAGAATTTTTTAGAAAAGATCAATAGCAGAATAAAATGTACTACTGTAAAGCAAGAGTTTGATAAGATATTTGAAGTTTTTGAAATCTACAATCATAATGAAATGATAAAGGCTAAGGAAAAATTGAAGCTGTTAAATGAAATTGCCGTGAATATAGATTTGTTAGAACAAGATAAACATGTGGAATTTAGAAAATTAATTGAAGAGTGTCAGAAAAAAATCAAAAAACAGAAGAGAATTTTAGCGGAGTTCCAAAGTTTATCCGATAGAGTAAATGAAATAATAGGTAAAATAATAAGCAACCTAAACGTAGTTGAAGAGAACAAGGAAGATAGAGGAATATTTGGAGTTGCAGGCTTGCGAGATGAAAAAGTATTATCCGATTTAAAGGAAGACATGAAAATAAGTGGAAAAATTTCAAAGATGAATGCTTTTGGATTATATATAGAATGTGGTTTTGGAGAGCAGGTTATGATTTTTATTGATGATATTAAAGAAAAATATTCTAATAATGTTGAAGAATTATTTTATGTAGGAAAAGAGGTTGATGTTCAAATTGTTGAAATAGATAGGGTTAAAAAAGCTATAAAGGTTGTAGTGAATCTATAA